A region from the Lysobacter antibioticus genome encodes:
- a CDS encoding YdeI/OmpD-associated family protein, with protein MAALDESPIIVFDDAAAFEQWLLAHPEATGVWLKIAKKGQDVVTVNYEQALDVALCHGWIDGLKRSFDACFFLQRFSPRRPKGLWSKINIGKAERLIAEGRMAAGGLREVEAAKADGRWDAAYDSASKIEVPEDLAKALARQPKAGTFFEQLDKTNRYAVLWRVQTAKKPETRASRIEKLVAMLARGEKIHG; from the coding sequence ATGGCCGCACTCGACGAATCGCCCATCATCGTCTTCGACGACGCTGCCGCCTTCGAGCAATGGTTGCTCGCCCATCCCGAGGCGACCGGCGTCTGGCTGAAGATCGCCAAGAAAGGCCAGGACGTGGTCACGGTGAACTACGAACAGGCGCTCGACGTGGCCCTGTGCCACGGCTGGATCGACGGGCTCAAGCGCAGCTTCGACGCCTGCTTCTTCCTGCAGCGCTTCAGCCCGCGCCGGCCCAAAGGCCTGTGGTCGAAGATCAACATCGGCAAGGCCGAGCGCCTGATCGCCGAAGGGCGCATGGCGGCCGGCGGGTTGCGCGAGGTCGAGGCGGCCAAGGCCGACGGCCGCTGGGACGCGGCCTACGATTCGGCCAGCAAGATCGAGGTGCCCGAGGACCTGGCCAAGGCGCTGGCCAGGCAGCCCAAGGCGGGCACGTTCTTCGAGCAGCTCGACAAGACCAATCGCTACGCGGTGCTGTGGCGCGTGCAGACGGCGAAGAAGCCGGAGACGCGCGCGAGCCGGATCGAGAAGTTGGTGGCGATGCTGGCGCGCGGGGAAAAGATTCACGGGTGA
- the hisD gene encoding histidinol dehydrogenase, whose product MQRLDWNALDEAAREQALRRPAQQTRASTAAAVAEIVEAVRRDGDAALRLYGERFDGGAPERFAVGAAEFDAAEASLSPALRTAIDEAAERIAIFHDAGMTEPYAIDTAEGVRCERILRPIRRVGLYVPAGSAPLPSTALMLAVPADLAGCREIALCTPPRRDGSADPAVLYAARRCGVTRVFKVGGAQAIAAMAFGTESIGKCDKLFGPGNAYVTEAKRQVALIEGGAAIDLPAGPSEVLVIADAGARADFVAADLLSQAEHGPDSQVLLVSDDEALLDAVDLELETQLAKLSRADTARAALQSSRSIRVDSIERALEVSNRYAPEHLILALRDAREWLPEVEAAGSVFLGDWAPEALGDYCSGTNHVLPTSGAARYASGVSVASFQVAITVQEVQPRGLLAIGPCAVELASAEGLDAHREAVALRLRAAAA is encoded by the coding sequence ATGCAACGCCTCGACTGGAACGCGCTCGACGAAGCCGCGCGCGAACAGGCGCTGCGCCGTCCGGCGCAACAGACCCGGGCCTCGACCGCGGCCGCGGTGGCCGAGATCGTCGAAGCGGTACGGCGCGACGGCGATGCCGCTCTGCGCCTGTATGGCGAACGTTTCGACGGCGGCGCACCCGAGCGCTTCGCCGTCGGTGCCGCCGAGTTCGACGCCGCCGAAGCCTCGTTGAGCCCGGCCTTGCGCACGGCGATCGACGAGGCCGCCGAACGCATCGCGATCTTCCACGACGCCGGCATGACCGAGCCGTACGCGATCGACACCGCCGAGGGCGTGCGCTGCGAACGCATCCTGCGGCCGATCCGCCGGGTCGGCCTGTACGTGCCGGCCGGCTCGGCGCCGCTGCCGTCCACCGCACTGATGTTGGCGGTGCCGGCGGACCTGGCCGGTTGCCGCGAGATCGCCCTGTGCACGCCGCCGCGCCGCGACGGCAGCGCCGACCCGGCGGTGCTGTACGCCGCGCGCCGATGCGGGGTAACCCGGGTGTTCAAGGTCGGCGGCGCCCAGGCGATCGCGGCGATGGCCTTCGGCACCGAGAGCATCGGCAAGTGCGACAAGCTGTTCGGCCCCGGCAACGCCTACGTCACCGAAGCCAAGCGCCAGGTCGCGCTGATCGAGGGCGGGGCGGCGATCGACCTGCCGGCCGGGCCCTCGGAAGTGCTGGTGATCGCCGATGCCGGCGCGCGCGCCGATTTCGTCGCCGCCGATCTGTTGTCGCAAGCCGAACACGGCCCGGACTCGCAGGTGCTGCTGGTGAGCGACGACGAGGCCTTGCTCGATGCGGTCGACCTCGAACTCGAAACGCAGCTGGCCAAGCTGTCGCGCGCCGACACCGCTCGCGCCGCGCTGCAGTCCTCGCGTTCGATCCGGGTCGATTCGATCGAGCGCGCGCTCGAAGTCAGCAATCGTTATGCGCCCGAACATTTGATCCTGGCCCTGCGCGATGCGCGCGAGTGGCTGCCCGAAGTCGAGGCGGCCGGTTCGGTGTTCCTCGGCGACTGGGCGCCGGAAGCGCTGGGCGACTACTGCAGCGGCACCAACCACGTCCTGCCGACCAGCGGGGCCGCGCGTTATGCCAGCGGCGTCAGCGTCGCCAGTTTCCAGGTCGCGATCACCGTGCAGGAAGTGCAGCCGCGCGGCCTGCTGGCGATCGGCCCCTGCGCGGTCGAGCTGGCTTCGGCCGAAGGGTTGGACGCGCACCGCGAGGCGGTGGCCTTGCGTTTGCGGGCGGCAGCGGCATGA
- the hisH gene encoding imidazole glycerol phosphate synthase subunit HisH, translating to MSWVVVVDSGGGNIGSVRYALERLGARSILSADPATIASADRVILPGVGAAAPAMARLRERGLVDPIRRLQQPLLGICLGMQLLYESSEEGEVECLGLLPGRITRLQPGPGVRVPHMGWNFLDKCETPTGAPGLLTGIGERDQAYFVHSYAAPLTSDTLASTSYGRSFTAVAGRGRCYGAQFHPERSAAVGSRLLANFLALEA from the coding sequence ATGTCTTGGGTTGTAGTCGTCGATTCGGGTGGGGGGAACATCGGCTCGGTGCGTTATGCATTGGAGCGGCTGGGTGCGCGTTCGATCCTGAGCGCCGACCCCGCAACGATCGCCTCCGCCGATCGCGTGATCCTGCCGGGCGTGGGCGCAGCAGCCCCCGCGATGGCGCGGTTGCGGGAACGGGGCCTGGTCGATCCGATCCGCCGCTTGCAGCAGCCGTTGCTCGGGATCTGCCTGGGCATGCAGCTGCTGTACGAGTCCTCGGAGGAGGGCGAGGTCGAGTGCCTCGGACTCCTTCCGGGCCGGATCACCAGGCTGCAACCAGGACCAGGAGTACGTGTGCCTCATATGGGCTGGAATTTCCTCGACAAATGCGAAACGCCCACCGGCGCCCCGGGATTGTTGACCGGCATCGGCGAGCGCGACCAAGCCTATTTCGTTCACAGCTACGCCGCGCCGCTGACCTCGGACACCTTGGCCAGCACCAGTTACGGCCGCAGCTTCACCGCGGTCGCCGGGCGCGGGCGCTGTTACGGCGCCCAGTTCCACCCCGAGCGCTCGGCCGCCGTCGGCTCGCGCCTGCTCGCTAATTTCCTGGCGCTGGAGGCGTGA
- the hisG gene encoding ATP phosphoribosyltransferase — translation MSPPASAAARDRLRIAIQKSGRLAEPARALLAACGLSWRESRDRLFCYGETLPVDLLLVRDDDIPGLIADGVCDLGVVGRNVLLEQDGDRRSNGRESAFREWRALGFGGCRLALAVPEAWHWEGPQQLAGKRIATSYPALLSQWLAGEGVDAQVVLLSGSVEIAPRLGQAEAICDLVSSGATLSANQLKPVQTLIESEAVLAGPAGGFDDVRGELADLLLRRLDGALRVRNSKLLMFQAPRNLLDELLPLLPDAEPPTVMSLDNGDGVALQALCHGAVTWQRLEELKRAGARGLMVVPVEGMLA, via the coding sequence ATGAGCCCTCCCGCCAGCGCCGCCGCGCGTGACCGCTTGCGCATCGCGATCCAGAAATCCGGCCGTCTCGCCGAGCCGGCGCGCGCGCTGCTGGCCGCCTGCGGGCTGAGCTGGCGCGAGAGCCGCGACCGCCTGTTCTGCTACGGCGAAACCCTGCCGGTCGACCTGTTGCTGGTGCGCGACGACGACATCCCCGGCCTGATCGCCGACGGCGTCTGCGACCTCGGCGTGGTCGGCCGCAACGTCCTGCTCGAACAGGACGGCGACCGCCGCAGCAACGGCCGCGAATCGGCGTTCCGCGAATGGCGCGCGCTCGGTTTCGGCGGCTGCCGTCTGGCGCTCGCCGTGCCCGAGGCCTGGCACTGGGAAGGCCCGCAGCAACTGGCGGGCAAGCGCATCGCCACCAGCTATCCGGCGCTGCTGTCGCAGTGGCTGGCCGGCGAGGGCGTCGACGCCCAGGTCGTGTTGCTGTCGGGCTCGGTCGAAATCGCCCCGCGCCTGGGCCAGGCCGAGGCGATCTGCGATCTGGTCTCGAGCGGCGCCACCTTGTCGGCCAACCAGCTCAAGCCGGTGCAGACCCTGATCGAAAGCGAGGCGGTGCTGGCCGGCCCGGCCGGCGGCTTCGACGACGTGCGCGGCGAACTGGCCGATCTGCTGCTGCGCCGTCTCGACGGCGCGCTGCGCGTGCGCAACAGCAAGCTGCTGATGTTCCAGGCGCCGCGCAATCTGCTCGACGAATTGCTGCCGCTGTTGCCCGATGCCGAGCCGCCGACGGTGATGAGCCTGGACAACGGCGACGGCGTGGCCCTGCAGGCGCTGTGCCACGGCGCGGTGACCTGGCAGCGGCTGGAAGAACTCAAGCGCGCCGGTGCGCGCGGCCTGATGGTGGTACCGGTCGAGGGCATGCTGGCATGA
- a CDS encoding type II 3-dehydroquinate dehydratase: MSTDVSILILRGPQGGVSEVDPMAPALAGAVRATLVERAAIAGKALALRSCRSEDELVECLQAMRAANTELLLLDPGACLPASGALRDALARLPMPYIEVHDDDMHALEPSIVPQCGPRLRLVHGYAAQSYTLALSIALEHLGCAESGNDIHVGT; this comes from the coding sequence GTGAGTACCGACGTGTCGATCCTGATCCTGCGCGGCCCGCAAGGCGGTGTGTCCGAGGTTGATCCGATGGCTCCGGCTCTGGCCGGCGCGGTGCGCGCGACCCTGGTCGAGCGCGCCGCCATCGCCGGCAAGGCGCTCGCGCTGCGCAGCTGCCGCAGCGAAGACGAGTTGGTCGAATGCCTGCAGGCGATGCGCGCAGCGAATACCGAGCTGCTGTTGCTCGACCCCGGCGCCTGCCTGCCGGCGAGCGGGGCCTTGCGCGACGCGCTGGCGCGGTTGCCGATGCCGTACATCGAGGTCCACGACGATGACATGCACGCCCTGGAGCCGTCGATCGTGCCGCAATGCGGTCCGCGTCTGCGCCTGGTCCACGGTTACGCCGCGCAAAGCTATACCTTGGCCCTGTCGATCGCCCTGGAGCACCTGGGCTGCGCCGAAAGCGGCAACGACATTCACGTCGGCACCTGA
- the hisC gene encoding histidinol-phosphate transaminase: protein MDMNDDNPLNLLREDLRDFAGYSSARSEKRSGRVWLNANEAAWPSVADGEGSVRRYPDPQPQRLRETLAGLYGCEPQQLLAGRGSDEAIDLLVRALCRPGGDAIVLTPPTFGMYAVNARLHGTRTVEVALRDTPAGFACDFAAVAEAAERDNAKLVFLCSPGNPSGTLLPLAEIDALALRLRGRALVVVDEAYLEFADGASAVSLLAARRNIAVLRTLSKAHALAAARIGSVIADAELIAALQRCQAPYPLPTPCVNLALRALAEVPRNTTKARVVTAIGERERLFAALQALPGVLQVYPSQANFLLVRFDDAQAAFDGLLDAGVVVRDMRAAPQLGNALRISLGTPEQNAAVIEVLTRNAQMRGVAA, encoded by the coding sequence ATCGACATGAACGACGACAACCCCCTGAACCTGTTGCGCGAGGACCTGCGCGATTTCGCCGGCTACAGCTCGGCGCGCAGCGAGAAGCGCAGCGGCCGGGTCTGGCTCAACGCCAACGAAGCAGCCTGGCCGAGCGTGGCCGATGGTGAAGGCTCGGTGCGCCGTTATCCGGACCCGCAGCCGCAGCGCCTGCGCGAGACGCTGGCCGGGCTGTACGGCTGCGAGCCGCAGCAACTGCTGGCCGGCCGCGGCAGCGACGAGGCGATCGATCTGCTGGTGCGCGCGCTGTGCCGCCCCGGCGGCGACGCCATCGTGCTCACCCCGCCGACCTTCGGCATGTACGCGGTCAACGCGCGCCTGCACGGCACGCGTACGGTCGAAGTCGCCTTGCGCGACACGCCGGCCGGTTTCGCCTGCGATTTCGCCGCGGTCGCCGAAGCGGCCGAACGCGACAACGCCAAACTGGTGTTCCTGTGCTCGCCCGGCAACCCCTCCGGCACTTTGTTGCCGTTGGCCGAGATCGATGCGCTGGCCTTGCGTTTGCGCGGCCGCGCCCTGGTCGTGGTCGACGAGGCTTATCTCGAATTCGCCGACGGCGCTTCGGCGGTGAGCCTGCTCGCTGCGCGCCGCAATATCGCGGTGCTGCGGACCTTGTCGAAGGCGCATGCCCTGGCCGCGGCGCGCATCGGCAGCGTGATCGCCGACGCCGAGCTGATCGCCGCGCTGCAGCGTTGCCAGGCGCCGTATCCGCTGCCCACGCCGTGCGTGAACCTGGCCCTGCGCGCGCTGGCCGAGGTGCCGCGCAACACCACCAAGGCCCGCGTGGTCACCGCGATCGGCGAGCGCGAACGCCTGTTCGCGGCCCTGCAGGCCTTGCCCGGCGTGCTCCAGGTCTATCCCTCGCAGGCCAATTTCCTGCTCGTCCGTTTCGATGACGCGCAGGCCGCGTTCGACGGCCTGCTCGATGCCGGCGTGGTGGTGCGCGACATGCGCGCCGCGCCGCAGCTCGGCAACGCCCTGCGCATCAGCCTGGGCACGCCGGAGCAGAACGCGGCGGTGATCGAAGTGCTGACGCGTAATGCGCAGATGCGCGGAGTGGCGGCATGA
- the hisA gene encoding 1-(5-phosphoribosyl)-5-[(5-phosphoribosylamino)methylideneamino]imidazole-4-carboxamide isomerase, protein MGNSTLYPAIDVRDGRVVRLHQGDYAQETRYETEPLALATRYAEAGAKWLHLIDLDAARYGGYTLAPLLRAITTSSWMRVQTGGGVRSEADVEAILDAGADRVVVGSLAIKEPELVIGWLKRFGADRITIALDVRQNSAGDWELPVAGWTEDSGMRLEPLLERYAQAGLRHLLCTDVSRDGTLAGPNLDLYRHIHEVAPYVQLQASGGIRDIADIVAADGVGCAGAVLGKALIEGRFELTDALRQVRRC, encoded by the coding sequence ATGGGCAACAGCACGCTTTATCCCGCGATCGACGTTCGCGACGGTCGGGTCGTCCGCCTGCACCAGGGCGATTACGCCCAGGAAACCCGTTACGAAACCGAGCCCCTGGCCCTGGCCACGCGTTACGCCGAGGCCGGCGCCAAGTGGCTGCACCTGATCGACCTCGACGCTGCCCGCTACGGCGGCTACACCCTGGCGCCGTTGTTGCGCGCGATCACCACCTCCAGCTGGATGCGCGTGCAGACCGGCGGCGGGGTGCGCAGCGAGGCCGATGTCGAGGCCATCCTCGACGCCGGCGCCGACCGCGTCGTGGTCGGTTCGCTGGCGATCAAGGAGCCCGAGCTGGTGATCGGCTGGCTCAAGCGCTTCGGCGCCGACCGCATCACCATCGCCCTGGACGTGCGCCAGAACAGCGCAGGCGACTGGGAACTGCCGGTGGCCGGCTGGACCGAGGACAGCGGCATGCGCCTGGAACCTCTGCTCGAGCGCTACGCCCAAGCCGGCCTGCGCCACCTGCTGTGCACCGACGTCTCCCGCGACGGCACCCTGGCCGGGCCCAACCTCGACCTGTACCGGCACATCCACGAGGTCGCTCCGTACGTGCAATTGCAGGCCTCGGGCGGCATCCGCGACATCGCCGACATCGTCGCCGCCGACGGCGTCGGCTGCGCCGGCGCGGTGCTCGGCAAAGCCCTGATCGAAGGCCGTTTCGAGTTGACGGATGCTCTGCGCCAGGTGCGCCGATGCTGA
- the hisIE gene encoding bifunctional phosphoribosyl-AMP cyclohydrolase/phosphoribosyl-ATP diphosphatase HisIE encodes MSTEQIDALAWDKQDGLLPAVIQDAANLRVLMLGYMDRAALQATLDSGHVTFFSRSKQRLWTKGESSGHYLDLVSIETDCDRDTLLVRARPHGPTCHLGRDSCFPSAPGDAAAFLGELDGLIAERARERPAGSYTTKLFEKGVRSIAQKVGEEGVETALAAVVQDDAALCGEAADLLFHLQVLLRARGLSLSDAVAVLRERHGKPHRGSQGD; translated from the coding sequence CTGAGCACGGAGCAGATCGACGCCCTGGCCTGGGACAAGCAGGACGGCCTGCTGCCGGCGGTGATCCAGGACGCGGCCAACCTGCGCGTGCTGATGCTCGGCTACATGGATCGCGCCGCCCTGCAGGCCACCCTCGACAGCGGCCATGTGACCTTCTTCAGCCGCAGCAAGCAGCGGCTGTGGACCAAGGGCGAAAGCTCAGGGCATTACCTCGACCTGGTCTCGATCGAAACCGATTGCGACCGCGACACCTTGCTGGTGCGCGCGCGTCCGCACGGCCCGACCTGTCACCTCGGCCGCGACAGCTGCTTCCCGAGCGCGCCCGGCGACGCCGCGGCCTTTCTCGGCGAGCTCGATGGGCTGATCGCCGAGCGCGCGCGCGAGCGCCCCGCCGGCAGCTACACCACCAAGCTGTTCGAGAAGGGCGTGCGCTCGATCGCCCAGAAAGTCGGCGAAGAAGGCGTCGAGACCGCGCTGGCCGCGGTGGTTCAGGACGATGCCGCGTTATGCGGCGAAGCCGCCGACCTGCTGTTCCACCTGCAGGTGCTGTTGCGTGCGCGTGGGCTGTCGCTGAGCGATGCGGTGGCGGTGTTGCGCGAGAGGCACGGTAAACCGCATCGGGGTTCGCAGGGCGATTAG
- a CDS encoding bifunctional histidinol-phosphatase/imidazoleglycerol-phosphate dehydratase → MTPILFVDRDGTLIEEPADFQIDSYAKLRFVRGVIPAMLKLRDAGYQFVMVTNQDGLGTEAYPRWSFDGPHQLMMQVFESQGIVFREVLIDTSFPAENLPTRKPGIGLALPLLKDRSIDWSRSAMVGDRETDNGFAANLGIRAFQLRTEQFGGEWDWAGIAHTLADCPRTARVQRNTRETRISVAVDLDRVAEPKVGTGLGFFDHMLEQIGKHGGFALELRCEGDLHIDEHHTIEDSALALGQALREALGDKRGIGRYGFDTAAGGGTEGSVEEGALQEAVSEKSTFAESALQESTLQESTLGRHTVVLPMDETLARAALDFSGRPYFVFSGSFARERVGDFPTELVAHFFRSLCETAGLNLNLNVEGDNDHHKVEACFKSVARALRQAIRREGRELPSTKGVL, encoded by the coding sequence CTGACGCCGATCCTGTTCGTCGATCGCGACGGCACCTTGATCGAGGAGCCGGCCGATTTCCAGATCGACAGCTATGCCAAGCTGCGTTTCGTGCGCGGGGTGATCCCGGCGATGCTGAAGCTGCGCGACGCCGGCTATCAGTTCGTCATGGTCACCAACCAGGACGGCCTCGGCACCGAGGCGTATCCGCGCTGGAGTTTCGACGGCCCGCACCAGCTGATGATGCAGGTGTTCGAGAGCCAGGGCATCGTCTTCCGCGAGGTGCTCATCGATACCAGTTTTCCGGCCGAGAACCTGCCCACCCGCAAGCCCGGCATCGGCCTGGCCCTGCCGTTGCTGAAGGATCGCAGTATCGACTGGTCGCGCTCGGCGATGGTCGGCGACCGCGAAACCGACAACGGCTTCGCCGCCAACCTCGGCATCCGCGCGTTCCAGTTGCGCACCGAGCAGTTCGGCGGCGAGTGGGATTGGGCCGGCATCGCCCACACCCTGGCCGACTGCCCGCGCACCGCGCGGGTGCAGCGCAATACCCGCGAGACCCGGATCTCGGTCGCGGTCGACCTGGACCGCGTCGCCGAGCCCAAGGTCGGCACCGGCCTGGGCTTCTTCGACCACATGCTCGAACAGATCGGCAAGCACGGCGGTTTCGCCCTGGAACTGCGCTGCGAAGGCGACCTGCACATCGACGAGCACCACACCATCGAAGATAGTGCGCTGGCGCTGGGACAGGCGCTGCGCGAAGCGCTCGGCGACAAGCGCGGCATCGGCCGCTATGGCTTCGATACTGCGGCGGGCGGCGGCACGGAGGGCTCGGTCGAAGAGGGCGCGCTTCAGGAAGCTGTATCCGAAAAAAGCACATTTGCAGAAAGCGCGCTTCAAGAAAGCACACTTCAAGAAAGCACATTAGGCCGACACACCGTCGTCTTGCCGATGGACGAAACTCTGGCGCGTGCGGCGCTGGATTTCTCCGGCCGCCCGTATTTCGTCTTCTCCGGCAGCTTCGCGCGCGAGCGGGTGGGCGATTTCCCGACCGAACTGGTCGCGCATTTCTTCCGTTCGCTGTGCGAAACCGCCGGGCTGAACCTGAATCTGAACGTAGAAGGTGATAACGATCACCACAAAGTTGAGGCCTGCTTCAAATCCGTGGCGCGCGCGCTGCGCCAGGCGATCCGTCGCGAAGGTCGCGAACTGCCGAGTACCAAAGGGGTCTTGTGA
- a CDS encoding calcineurin-like phosphoesterase C-terminal domain-containing protein, translating to MRPSASVVALLFALTVPAAALAQAAPCDGGSVFEDRNGNGRRDAGERGLQGQRVSDGERIVVSDAQGRYRLPLRDNRSQFLIKPAGYRLANRSSGLPDYWLNVRLQAGPALKYGGMPATANCRDYGLIPERRKASGDLDVLVFADPQTKTATDVDYYRRDIVEPLLAGRAGSRVADLGLSLGDITHDDLSLYPQLNAVTASLEVPWLHAPGNHDLDFDATRDEDSLLSFRHVYGPDTFAWEEAQANFVVFDDVVYQPGGKTDYIGGLRPDQFAFLESYLASASKQRLLVLAMHIPLFDAAPGRETFRSADRERLFALLKDFPNVLVLSGHSHTQRHVFHDATDGWQGAKPLHEYNVGAACGAFWSGVKDAQGIPDTTMSDGTPNGYARLSVRADAGYGLRWFPARQSGGDKAANPYLRLYLPKVLRRGSYPIRGVFANVYMGRADSRVEYRIDEGEWKPMRRVEQPDPTLLAENARDDEAGRLRGYDRAAIATPSAHLWNAPLPTDAAAGEHQVDVRVFDPWQGEQRLSASYRLLDTAQD from the coding sequence ATGCGTCCATCCGCGTCCGTCGTTGCCTTGCTGTTCGCCTTGACCGTTCCCGCCGCGGCGTTGGCCCAGGCGGCGCCCTGCGACGGCGGCAGCGTGTTCGAGGACCGCAACGGCAACGGTCGTCGCGATGCCGGCGAGCGCGGGCTGCAAGGGCAGCGCGTCTCCGACGGCGAGCGCATCGTCGTCAGCGATGCGCAGGGCCGCTACCGGCTGCCGTTGCGCGACAACCGCAGTCAGTTCCTGATCAAGCCGGCCGGTTATCGGCTGGCGAACCGCTCCAGCGGCCTACCGGATTATTGGCTCAATGTGCGGCTGCAAGCGGGGCCGGCGCTCAAATACGGCGGTATGCCCGCGACGGCGAACTGCCGCGACTACGGCCTGATCCCTGAGCGTCGCAAAGCGTCCGGCGATCTCGATGTACTGGTCTTCGCCGATCCGCAGACCAAGACCGCGACCGACGTCGATTACTACCGCCGCGACATCGTCGAGCCCCTGCTTGCCGGTCGCGCCGGTTCGCGCGTCGCCGACCTTGGCCTGAGCCTGGGCGACATCACTCACGACGATCTGTCGCTGTATCCGCAGCTCAATGCGGTCACCGCCAGCCTCGAGGTGCCGTGGCTGCACGCGCCGGGCAACCACGACCTGGATTTCGACGCGACCCGCGACGAGGACTCGCTGCTGAGTTTCCGCCACGTCTACGGGCCGGACACTTTCGCCTGGGAAGAAGCGCAGGCGAATTTCGTCGTGTTCGACGACGTGGTCTATCAGCCGGGCGGTAAAACCGACTACATCGGCGGCCTGCGTCCGGACCAGTTCGCCTTTCTCGAAAGTTATCTGGCCAGCGCGTCTAAGCAGCGCCTGCTGGTGCTCGCCATGCACATCCCCTTGTTCGATGCCGCGCCGGGCCGCGAGACTTTTCGCTCGGCCGATCGCGAGCGTTTGTTCGCGCTGCTGAAGGATTTCCCGAACGTGCTGGTGCTCAGCGGCCACAGCCACACCCAGCGCCATGTCTTCCACGATGCAACCGACGGTTGGCAGGGTGCGAAACCGCTGCACGAATACAACGTCGGCGCCGCCTGCGGCGCGTTCTGGTCCGGCGTCAAGGATGCCCAAGGCATCCCCGACACGACCATGAGCGACGGCACCCCGAACGGTTATGCGCGCTTGTCGGTGCGCGCCGACGCCGGCTATGGCCTGCGCTGGTTCCCGGCGCGGCAGAGCGGCGGCGACAAGGCCGCGAACCCCTACCTGCGCCTGTACCTGCCGAAGGTGTTGCGGCGCGGTTCGTATCCGATCCGCGGAGTGTTCGCCAACGTCTACATGGGCCGCGCGGACAGCCGGGTCGAGTACCGCATCGACGAAGGCGAGTGGAAGCCGATGCGCCGCGTCGAACAGCCCGACCCGACGCTGCTGGCCGAGAACGCGCGCGACGACGAGGCCGGTCGCCTGCGCGGCTACGACCGCGCCGCCATCGCGACCCCGTCGGCGCATTTGTGGAACGCGCCGCTGCCGACCGATGCCGCCGCCGGCGAGCACCAGGTCGACGTACGCGTGTTCGACCCCTGGCAGGGCGAGCAGCGCCTGTCCGCCTCCTATCGTTTGCTCGACACCGCACAGGACTGA
- a CDS encoding YerC/YecD family TrpR-related protein, which translates to MKRRANDTEQTEDAIADLAVALAGLRSAEQVRAFLEDLCTPAELEAMSDRWRVVPLLNEGVPYREIHDRTQVSVTTIGRVARVLERGTGGYGAALHRRAARHR; encoded by the coding sequence ATGAAACGCCGCGCCAACGACACCGAGCAGACCGAAGACGCGATCGCCGACCTGGCGGTGGCCCTGGCCGGTCTGCGCAGCGCCGAACAGGTGCGCGCCTTCCTTGAGGACCTGTGCACGCCGGCCGAGCTGGAGGCGATGAGCGACCGCTGGCGGGTGGTGCCCTTGCTCAACGAAGGCGTGCCGTATCGCGAGATCCACGACCGCACCCAGGTCAGCGTGACCACCATCGGGCGCGTCGCCCGCGTGCTCGAACGCGGCACCGGCGGTTACGGCGCGGCCCTGCACCGGCGCGCGGCGCGACATCGCTGA
- the hisF gene encoding imidazole glycerol phosphate synthase subunit HisF, protein MLNGLSRRIVPCLDVRDGRVVKGVRFRDHVDMGDIVELALRYRDEGADELVFYDITASPQGRSVDRDWVERVSRAIDIPFCVAGGIRSVADARGVLNAGADKISINTPALERPELIGEIAEEFGVQCVVVGIDSLRDPDGEWRVRQYTGDPSRTQALARRTLDWVVEAQQRGAGEIVLNCMGSDGVRSGYDLEQLAAVRAICEVPLVASGGAGAIEHFGAVFLQADVDAALAASVFHSGSIRIPALKAALREQGVPVRQLH, encoded by the coding sequence ATGCTGAACGGGCTGAGCCGGCGCATCGTGCCCTGCCTGGACGTGCGCGACGGGCGCGTGGTCAAGGGCGTGCGTTTCCGCGACCACGTCGACATGGGCGACATCGTCGAGCTGGCCTTGCGCTATCGCGACGAGGGCGCCGACGAGTTGGTGTTCTACGACATCACCGCCAGCCCGCAGGGCCGCAGCGTCGACCGCGACTGGGTCGAACGCGTCTCGCGCGCCATCGACATTCCGTTCTGCGTCGCCGGCGGCATCCGCTCGGTCGCCGACGCGCGCGGCGTGCTCAACGCCGGCGCCGACAAGATCTCGATCAACACCCCGGCGCTGGAGCGTCCCGAGCTGATCGGCGAGATCGCCGAGGAGTTCGGCGTGCAATGCGTGGTGGTCGGCATCGACAGCCTGCGCGACCCCGACGGCGAATGGCGCGTGCGCCAGTACACCGGCGACCCCTCGCGCACCCAGGCCCTGGCCCGGCGCACCCTGGACTGGGTGGTCGAGGCCCAGCAGCGGGGCGCCGGCGAGATCGTGCTCAATTGCATGGGCAGCGACGGCGTGCGCAGCGGTTACGATCTGGAACAGCTCGCCGCGGTGCGGGCGATCTGCGAGGTGCCGCTGGTGGCTTCCGGCGGCGCCGGCGCGATCGAGCATTTCGGCGCGGTGTTCCTGCAGGCCGACGTCGACGCGGCCCTGGCCGCGAGCGTGTTCCATTCCGGCAGCATCCGCATTCCGGCCTTGAAAGCAGCATTGCGAGAGCAGGGTGTCCCAGTCAGACAGCTCCACTAA